A genomic stretch from Erigeron canadensis isolate Cc75 chromosome 9, C_canadensis_v1, whole genome shotgun sequence includes:
- the LOC122582978 gene encoding F-box protein At2g02240-like encodes MEAPYKSSIAKPLHMKYSAELIRSQGEIELSKRQVFGIKGKIDSQMLSPDIDYMCYLVFRLSETCHGLHSPVKVRNVLHWKNKEIGLISFRPLSPWNSPHTNRAPKERDDGWMEVLVWKFNSISHLRRNHPVLL; translated from the exons ATGGAAGCTCCATACAAGTCTTCAATAGCAAAACCTCTTCATATGAAATATTCAGCCGAATTGATCAG ATCTCAAGGGGAAATTGAGCTTTCAAAGCGACAAGTATTTGGAATTAAGGGCAAGATTGATAGTCAAATGTTGTCACCAGATATAGATTATATGTGTTACCTTGTATTTAGGCTTTCAGAAACATGTCACGGGTTACATTCTCCTGTCAAAGTAAGAAATGTTTTACATTGGAAAAACAAAGAGATTGGACTTATTTCTTTTAGACCTCTAAGCCCATGGAATTCACCACATACTAATAGGGCTCCAAAAGAAAGGGATGATGGATGGATGGAGGTTCTTGTGTGGAAATTTAACTCAATTTCTCACCTCAGAAGGAATCATCCGGTCTTATTGTAA